Below is a genomic region from Raphanus sativus cultivar WK10039 chromosome 4, ASM80110v3, whole genome shotgun sequence.
TGGGTGTCAGTTCGGTTTAGGTCGATTCTTTCGATTCTTGAAGTTTGGTGACTATTACAGAACCATGAAAATTTTGGGTCAGATCGGATCGGTTCTCGGTTCTTTCGGTTCCTGAACCTTGGTAACCATATTAGAATCAGAAAAAGGTTACAATGGAGTTTGTTTCTAATATGGTTACTTTGTAACCATATTATGAAAATTAATCtgatgtatttaaaaataaatgaatcaaAAATGATACCAAAATAACATTCGAACAATTTCTTCATTCAGAAACCAAAATCCAAACCTTAAGAATAAAACATCCAAAAAACACAAGGTTCTTGTATAAATTAAGTGCTGATTAATAAAAAAGGCAACTGTATAAagtataaactataaatataaaaacatataaaatatgtgtATAAGGATTTTTCATCAGGTTCTATATGGATATTATTAGATTTTCAATTCGGTACGGATGCGGTTTTGATTCTTTGGGTACAAAATTTCAGTATCCAATTGGGTAATTCACAAGGtttggttagtttttttttttgaatctgtttgatttggtattttggttctgtttttttatcacccttattttaaatcaataaataacCGAGCAAAAGAAAATCTCAATTAACCTCCACAAATCTAAAATGAAATTATGAAGAGACAATTATAATAGTTTGGTCGTGAAAGAAAAGATAAACACATTTAAACAACAAacacttctttttcttcttaaaaaACAATCACATGGCAACCAATACGTGGAACTTTTTCCATTTTTCACATTTCCGGACTAATGTTCAAAGCTTTTTATGCTTCTCATGACGTACTTTTTTTTCCTCATGACGTACTTTGACAATCCTTAAGCTTTTATATCTTCACATTCTCGTTGTTGGACTTTAAATTTGATCCTTTTTGAGCACTGCCCATTTGATGTGACTTCAGCGTAATACCGAACCCGAGTTTCTTAGAAACGTTTTCCCACGTTTTGCTACCTCTTCCAGGAGCACCGCCACCTTTTGTTGTCTTATCGAGTTTCTCAATCTCCTTTCTCATATTTGAACATTCTTTCTCTAACTCGCAAACCCTCATTCTCATTCTATCCATTCCAACTTTCAGGTCTTGATTCTCTCTTACTGCGATTTCCCATCCCCCTCCTTTGGTTGATTCTCCTGAAAATCCGCTGCTTCCTAACTTTCTTGACCCGCCATCTGAACCCGGGAAGCATCCAGCTACAGAGGCCTTGAGCTGAAGCTGCTCGATGAAGAGCACTTGGACTATAATTCTTAGAGGTAATCTCTCATTCTGTGCTGCGTGTGTGCAAGCTTCCGAAGAGAGCTTTTGGCAATCTAACAACCTACAAAGATCCTCTCTTTCTGTTTCCACTAACCACGGATGATGCTACAAATcatcaaaaacatgaaaaacaattaatatgcctctgttaaaagaaaaaaaaacaatatactattttatttttttggtaaaatattaaatcaaaaagGGAATTTGTCTCTCTATATACAAAAGAACTCCAAATTCACTAACTAAAACAAACTTCACTCTCTCCTACTGCTCTTCTTATCCTCTATACTATCTctcaaaattcttttttttttaatatatgttaaacttattcaaaataaaataacttttttgaaAAGTGTGACATGTTTAAATTGCCTATGGAATATCTCTCAAAATCTAATTTcccaattttttattatttggcCAAAAACCCTTAAAAACAATATTGAATAGTCCTACTCCTACCATTAGGTAGATGTCTATTGCATGATAGAGCCCGTCATCTAAGAGTCTCGCATATTCAGGAACAGAAGCGGCTAAAGCCTGGAACTTAGCAATCTTTAGATTGACATCAGGAGCAACTTCAGCAAGATACTCATCAATCAGCTTCGAAACCGCTGTCATTGACTGTGGGGATCCGTTTAAATTCCCATCTTCTACTGAAGAACAGGAGGAGCTAGCCCCTACGGGCATAGTCTGATATTCCTTACTAAGAAAGTGGTCCACGATCCGTTGCACAGAGTCAACGTCGTATAAAGTCTCCATATCATGAGAAAAGCTAGGTATTACAAGATCTTCTAACGCCGCCTGGTCAAGCTGCATCCCTATCCGATTCTCCAAACTCTCTATGCAGCTCGGACTAGCTTTCAGAATCTTGGCGATTATAAGCATGTCTACGTAAAACTTGGTCGGAACTAAACCTTTTTTGATACATGGAAGCTCAAGCTCCTGGATCTTTTCAAGCAAGTGTTTCTGCTCTTCTTCGGACAATACATGACTCCCCGAGCTCAAAGGTGTGCTGGAAGAACTACCACTGTGTCGCCGCCGTTTTAAGACAGGCAAGTATTTTCTGGTGTAATAGGTTAGGGACCCGGCGATGATATTATTGACAGTATTGGGTCTCAGGCCCAAGATCAAGTAAAGCCCACGACACAGAGACACAAAGCAACGGTAATGTGCTTTGAGAACAGGACAAAAGACAGTACGGGAGCTGCAATTAAAATGGAGAACAGGTTCTCAGTGCTAGAAGATAAGGTTGGCTAGCTGGAGTAGAATATACTAAGAATATTCCTTTAGGTTTGAGATGTCTCTGAGCTGTGCTCACTAGTATATAAAGACATCTATTGTAATGAACTATGGTATGAATGAAAGTATGTTTATTTGAGTAAAGCTTTGTTCATCATTCAAGTAAAGCTTCAAGCTTTCATATAACTTACATGGTATCAGTCGCCCGGAAGTAGATCCATGACAGATCCAACACCTTCCGACGCGTTCACTCCAGCGCTTCTCTCTATCACTCAGGTCGTCACACTCAAACTTAGTGACACCAACTACTTGTCATGGAAGCTGCAGTTTGAGCAGTTCCTCAACAGTCAGCTCTTGTTGGGTTATGTAACCGGCGCCACTCCTTGTCCTCCGGCCACTATAACCGTCACCACCGAAGGTCAAGTCACTGAGACGAGCAACCCTGCTTATCTCAAATGGGTTCACACCGACCAACTAATCAAGGCGTGGTTGATAGGTTCCCTAACTGAAGCAGCTCTCACAAGTGTCTACGGCCTCAACTCTTCTCAAGACATCTGGTTTGCTCTCGCAAAGAAATACAACAGGGTTTCGGCTACTCGACGTCTGGACATTCAGCGAAGGATTCAGACAACAACAAAAGGTTCAAAACCCTTGTCTCAGTATATCTCAGAAATAAAGTTCTTGTGTGACCAACTTGACTCGATTGGAGCTCCAATATCGGAACAAGAAAAGATCTTTGGGGTTCTTCACGGTCTAGGTCGCGAATATGAAACCATTGTCACAGTCATCGAAGATTCAATGGACACCCTTCCTGGTCCAAGCTTTGATGACGTCACGTTCAAGCTTATCGGATTCGAGGACAAACTTCAGAAATATGAAACCGCTCCGGAAGCAACTCCGCATCAGGCTTTCTACACCAATCGTGGAGGCTACTCAGGCAGAGGAAGAGGACAGAACAGAGGTGGTTACAGAGGCAGAGGCTCCTACACTACAGCAGGACGTGGTTTTCCACAGCAGTTTGGTCAACAAGCAGGACGTgggtcttcttcttctgatcaAGATCAAAGACCTACTTGCCAAATCTGTGGGAAATACGGCCATCCAGCCTTCAAATGCTTCAAGCGCTTTGATCAGTCTTATAACGTTGAAGAAATGAAGCACGCCCTGGCTACATTAAGGTTGTCTGAAGATGCTAGAAACTCTGGACCTAACTGGCATCCAGACACTGCTGCTACGCATCACGTCACCAACGATCCTCATCACCTTCTGTCTTCTCTTCCGTATGAAGGCTCTGACTCTATCATAGTGGGTAATGGCGATTTTCTCCCCATTACACACATTGGCTCTGCACCTCTTCCTGCTTCGTCAGGTAATCTGTTTCTCCAAGATATAGTTGTCTGTCCTGACATAACTAAGTCTCTCATATCGGTTTCAAAATTCACTGATGATTATCCTTTCTGTGAGTTTACGTTTGACAATCGACATGTGTTTATTAAGGACAAAACAACACAACAGGTGCTCAGCCAAGGTCTCAAAGATAAAGGCTTGTATCGGTTAGCAGAGTCTCCAGCTCTGATCTTCTTCTCCTCAAGACAACGTGCAGTGTCTGATCAGATTTGGCATCGGAGATTGGGGCATGCTCATCATCAGGTCATCCAACAACTATCTTCTTCCCAAGCTATCACAGTGAATAAGGGTGTTCCATCAGTCTGTGAAGCTTGTCGCTTAGAAAAATCTTCAAAACTTCCGTTTAATGAGTCTGTATTTAAGTCTTCTAGACCTCTTGAGCGGATCCACAGTGATGTGTGGGGTCCTGCTCCTATTATGTCAGTCCAAGGATATAAGTATTATGTTGTTTTCATTGATAACTTCTCAAGATTCAGTTGGGTATATCCTATGAAGTCCAAGTCTGATGTGTTCTCTAAGTTCAAACTCTTTCAACAACAAGCTGAGAACACCTTAAAACAACGAATAACCATCTTTCAAAGTGATGGGGGCGGTGAGTTCGTGAATCACGAATTCTCAGCTCACATGCAGAAGTGTGGTATCAGACACTACATCTCCTGCCCACACACACCTGAGCAAAACGGACTGGCAGAGAGAAAACATCGACATGTTACAGAACTTGGTCTCTCCATGTTGTTCCAGGGTCATCTTCCTTCCAACTTGTGGGTTGATGCGTTTCTTACAGCTAACTTTCTCATCAATCTGCTGCCTTCTTCTGTCAATGACAACCAGAGCAGTCCTTATGAGAAGCTCCACATGAACAGACCCGACTACACCTCACTAAGAGTCTTTGGCTCAGCTTGTTTTCCGTATTTAAAACCATATACGCAACATAAGTTTGATCCAAAGTCTCTAGTCTGTGTTTTCTTGGGCTACTCTGACCAATACAAGGGTTATAGATGTCTCTACCCTCCAACTGGCAGAGTATATCTCAGTCGCCATGTGATCTTTGATGAGTCAAGGTTCCCTTATGCAGACAAGTATAAACATCTGATACCTGCTGATGCTTCACCTCTGTTACAGGCTTGGCGTTTGAGTGACATAGGTTCTTCTTCCCCTCCGACTCCGTCTCATGCACATGTgtctggagaagaagaaacagctAAAAGAGTGCGAAGAACACAACAGCCTCCTACACCTGTGGTCGTAGAACCACATCCAGCTCACGATCAAGCTGCTGACAACAACAACGCTGCTGAAGAAAGTGACGTTGATTCAGATGAGGAGGAACAAGTTATACAGCCTCCTATTGTCCCTCCTCCTACAGAACAGAGTACTCATCCTATGGTGACAAGAAGAAAAGATGGTATCTCTAAACCAAATCCGAGATACATCATGCTTACAGTCAAAGACGCTCCATCTGAACCAAGAACCATCGCTGAAGCCTTACAACATGAAGGTTGGAATGGAGCTATGGGTGAAGAGATATACACCTGTGATGAGACCGGAACATGGACTCTGGTTCCAAGACCTGAGGGAGTTCATATCTTAGGCTGTCGATGGATATTCAGAGTAAAGTTAAATGCTGATGGAACAGTCAGATGTTTACGTGCTCGGTTGGTAGCCAAAGGCAACGAGCAAGAGGAAGGAATTGACTTCTTGGAGACATATAGTCCGGTGGTCAGAACAGCTACGGTGAGAACAGTCCTGCATCTAGCTGTCACAGAGAAATGGGACATCAAACAACTTGATGTCAAAAACGCTTTTCTACATGGGGATCTCCACGAGACTGTATACATGCGTCAACCTAGAGGATTTGAGAGCAAAGAGCATCCTGACTATGTTTGTAAACTGAACAAAGCGCTTTACGGTCTTAAACAATCACCTCGCGCATGGTTTGACAAATTTAGCTCCTACTTGATCGAAGTGGGATTCAAATGCTGCACTAGAGACCCCTCTCTGTTCATCTACAACGACGGCAAACACTTGATGTTGCTACTTTTATATGTGGACGACATGTTACTAACGGGTAATGACAAGGGGTTCATCAATGCGTTTCAGGTAAAACTCGGTGAGAAGTTCAGAATCAAGGACATGGGAGGCCTCAGCTATTTCCTTGGCATCCAAGCAGTCTATACACCAATAGGACTGTTCTTGAACCAAGAAAAGTACGCTAAAGATCTTCTTCAAGCTGCTGGAATGCTTGATTGTTCTCCCATGCCAACTCCCCTTCCATTACAACTCAACCGAGTTCCACATCAAGATGAAGCCTTCTCCCAGCCAACGTATTTCAGAAGCCTCGCAGGGAAGTTGCAGTACTTAACCTTGACCCGTCCAGACATTCAATATGCAGTGAACTATGTTTGCCAGAAGATGCACTCGCCAACAGTCTCAGATTTTCAATGTTTGAAGAGGATATTAAGATATGTGAAAGGCACTGTCTCCATGGGTCTCACCATACATACCGACACAGACTCTACTCTTCGAGCATACTGTGACAGCGACTGGGCGGGTTGCAACGACACTCGACGCTCAACAGGTGGTTTCTGCACTTTCTTAGGCTGCAATCTTATTTCCTGGTCTGCACAAAAACAGGATTCTGTGGCTCGATCTTCAACCGAAGCAGAATATCGCACCCTCTCAGACACCGCAGCCGAGCTCACCTGGATACAAGCAGTACTGGCAGAGATGGGTCTTAAGCATGTTCGTCCGGCTGAAGCATACTGTGATAACCTATCCGCGGTTCACCTCACTGCAAACCCTGTGATGCATAAGCGAACTAAACACTTTGAAACACATTGGCATTACGCCAGAGAGAGGGTCGCGAAGGGTTTATTGGTCGTCAACCACATCCCTGCTACTCAACAGATAGCAGATGTGTTCACCAAGTCACTGCCATTCCAGAGCTTCAGTGATTTACGGTTCAAACTCGGTGTGGAACTTCCTCCCACCACGAGTTTGCGAGGGGATATTGACAGTATTGGGTCTCAGGCCCAAGATCAAGTAAAGCCCACGACACAGAGACACAAAGCAACGGTAATGTGCTTTGAGAACAGGACAAAAGACAGTACGGGAGCTGCAATTAAAATGGAGAACATGTTCTCAGTGCTAGAAGATAAGGTTGGCTAGCTGGAGTAGAATATACTAAGAATATTCCTTTAGGTTTGAGATGTCTCTGAGCTGTGCTCACTAGTATATAAAGACATCTATTGTAATGAACTATGGTATGAATGAAAGTATGTTTATTTGAGTAAAGCTTTGTTCATCATTCAAGTAAAGCTTCAAGCTTTCATATAACTTACAGATATCATCTCTTATGCCTCGGGAATCCATGAGCGTGATAAGTCtcttaaaaagagaaaaactaaGCGTGGACGCATCCTCGTGCCACCAATCTGAACTAGTGTGTTCACGTCTAGCCCCTGTGCTTATCCCGTTCCATAAAACGCTGCCACATGGACTCTGCATGGGCCCACCATGCTCCACAGACAAGTTTGGGTCTGCCGATGCTCTTATGGCTAGTGATTCGATGCATTTCTTGGTGATGTTGAATTCATCAGCGTACTTGAGGACCTCTTCGCAGCATTGAAGCGCTTTTATTGAATATTTCCAGCTTTTGAAGATGACTTGATTGAAAAACTTTCCGGTTTGGGAAATTAGGTTTCCTTCCCCAAACTCCTCTGTCATTTCGAGATGCTTAGCAGCGCATCTGAGGCATACAACGTTCGAGGCAGTGAGTTCGAGCTTCACACCGTAGCAGAACTTGGCGACTAGCTCAAACGTTTTGTCTCCACCAGGAAAATCAGAAATCTGAATGAGACATTTATCATTATCCCCTTCTTTAGATGCCTCTGCAATCCTTCTTTCCAGGACTCCACTTCTAGAGAGCAAAGGAAACTACATagtaaagcaaaaaaaaagctatAAGAAATTGTAACAACATCATTCTTTCTCAGAGAGGAGGCTTGGGTAGAGACTGATTTCTACAATAAATGTCAGAATGTGTTTTGTAGAAACCAAATATTTAATTGCTCACAAAGAAATTTCAGCAAATAAGCAAGCGTGAGGAACAGCAAATAAGACACCACTGTTGCATTGGTGATGATTAGCAGGAACAGATTAATATGTACTGCTATGAGAGTGTCATACTAATCTGTTGCTGCTATGTATCAAAAACGTGTACTCCGACATTAAGTGATATGTACTGCTATGCATCAACAATGTGTTCTGTTTGAATTAACTTGTTGGGAAGGGTCTACTCTCTTAAAAGAGTTAATCTAAAATGCTTTGTATACCTTGCCATAGGAAATATGTGGGCCTTTGGATTTAGAACCTCTAGATattaattcagaaaaaaaaatacaagagaGAGTTGTTATGGTCGAGTCAAATTTACCTTGTGGAGATGGAAAGACATCTCTCCAACTTCAACGACGATATCACTTGGAAGTCCAGTTGTGCAAAACCTGcaataaatgaaacaaaaaccGAAGAAAACAAAGTCAGACATCAGTCTATGTCTGAGgccattaaaaggaaaaaatctAGAAGACCCAAAAAAATTGGAACAACATACACTAATATTAGAGAGATCAAGTGAATATACCAATCATGGCCTTGTTTTCGAAAAGAATCTGATTTTGATCCCAGCTTCATGCATGCCATACTTCCTGTCAACATACTTCAACAAAGAAACCCTGATATGTTAGATATTTTGGTCCAAAACTGAAACAAATGATTAGATAATAAAAGAGGCAGACACAACTGTTTCTCCAGTACTTAATGACATTTCCATTCTCAACAAGAAAAGAATGGAGTGTATAATTGATCTAAAACCAAATGTATATCTAAGttgaaaataacatttttgaaaacaaatgtTTAGATTTTGCATCGGTTTGGACGTTAAGTCCttaaattaaatgtttaaacCAGAAATTTCTGAATTAAATGTTTAGATTCTTAGACCAAATGTATATTTTCATCTTTCCTGCACAAAAACATATCTCAATTCAGTCCTAACGAAACTTAACGATCACCAATGAATACGATGGAATATTTTAAGATCTAAGAACATTGCGGAAGATATCATGTACAGACGGTTCTGTCAAGGATTGAATCCTCGAATTAAAGAAGCCTATAACAAGCAACAATGAAATGGTCCAGTGTTCTTCCTTGACGACATAACTAAATCATTAAAGGTTGTCCATGAAAACAAGATCATATAATAATTCAGAGAGCTTCTTAATCTTGATTACATAGATAGATATTAGACCAAATTCAAGTCACCAAATCAATGTAAAAATAAACAGATCAAagcagaaaaacaaaaataataagataacaCAAGTTACCTCTTTCTGAATCAGCAATGTCAGTAGTTTGTGCTCACAACGTTTTTTCGAAGAAGAGAGGTGCATTTAGCATTTATAGTGTCTAATCAATCAAGGTAAATTAGCTAAAAGAAATAATagtcaaacaaacaaaaataaaatgaaagggAAGGCAAGATTTGTAACTCATTCAAAGTTCATTTGCCCCCTCACATTTTATAACCATATTTAAATTGCTAGTACCAATCTATTTTACAATTGCTCATTATCCGTATTCTTTGTTACAACTCGATAAGACAACATAGAGAATGTTTTGGACGTGTCTTGCATCATGTAttgtaatcatattaaaaaaaaaaactgcagtCTTTCGATTTTGTCAAGTTTCACAAGTGGTTCTTCTTTATTGGTTATTCATCCTCAGTTTGTCTGGCTGTAATCCTCGTAAGCCTGTGGTGGTTTTTGgatgttttatattcacaatttCATATCTTCGAAtcctacaaatatatatatatatatatctcacaTCCCATATTCCTTTGAATTTTGCAATTGGAAAAGTTTAAACAAGACTGGAACATCAGATTAGCAAGTCAGGCCCATCAGAACAATCTCAATAGTGAAGAACGGAAGTTGTTGcacataaagtaaaaaaaaaactcataaaaccAAACTTTTCTAGCTTCCTCTATACAAACAATCCCTAATACAACCGATCATCCTCAAGCTCCGCCGTTGTTCATCATCAGCTTAAACTCCTCAAAGTTAACGCAACCATCACCATCCGTATCAACTTTGCTAATCATCTTCCTGCAATCCTGAACAGAACACTTCTCCCCCAGATTCTTCATCACCGAGTGAAGCTCCTTCGCCGAGATCCGCCCGTTACCGTCCAGATCGTACAGCTCGAACGCTTCCTTCAGATCGTTCTTGCTGTtccctcctcctccgcctcctcctTGACTCATTCCGATCTGGAAAAGAGAGACGAACTCGTCCATGTCGATGAATCCGTTTCCGTCAAGATCGAACTGTTTCATCATCTTCACTGTTTCCTCCGGCGACGAGGTGGGGCTCAGCGCGCGGATCACCTCCTTGAGCTCGTCGACGGAGATCTTTCCGTCTCCGTTTTTGTCGAATCGCTGGAAGACGCGGCGGATGTCGTCCATCGAACCTAAGCAGCTACGAGCTCCGCCGTTGTTCTTGGACATTGCAACAGATGAGAATCTgatagtaacaaaaaaaaaaagcgtgTGGTGGTGG
It encodes:
- the LOC108850712 gene encoding BTB/POZ domain-containing protein At1g30440-like; this translates as MLTGSMACMKLGSKSDSFRKQGHDWFCTTGLPSDIVVEVGEMSFHLHKFPLLSRSGVLERRIAEASKEGDNDKCLIQISDFPGGDKTFELVAKFCYGVKLELTASNVVCLRCAAKHLEMTEEFGEGNLISQTGKFFNQVIFKSWKYSIKALQCCEEVLKYADEFNITKKCIESLAIRASADPNLSVEHGGPMQSPCGSVLWNGISTGARREHTSSDWWHEDASTLSFSLFKRLITLMDSRGIRDDICKPNTVNNIIAGSLTYYTRKYLPVLKRRRHSGSSSSTPLSSGSHVLSEEEQKHLLEKIQELELPCIKKGLVPTKFYVDMLIIAKILKASPSCIESLENRIGMQLDQAALEDLVIPSFSHDMETLYDVDSVQRIVDHFLSKEYQTMPVGASSSCSSVEDGNLNGSPQSMTAVSKLIDEYLAEVAPDVNLKIAKFQALAASVPEYARLLDDGLYHAIDIYLMHHPWLVETEREDLCRLLDCQKLSSEACTHAAQNERLPLRIIVQVLFIEQLQLKASVAGCFPGSDGGSRKLGSSGFSGESTKGGGWEIAVRENQDLKVGMDRMRMRVCELEKECSNMRKEIEKLDKTTKGGGAPGRGSKTWENVSKKLGFGITLKSHQMGSAQKGSNLKSNNENVKI
- the LOC130511850 gene encoding calcium-binding protein CML24-like, translating into MSKNNGGARSCLGSMDDIRRVFQRFDKNGDGKISVDELKEVIRALSPTSSPEETVKMMKQFDLDGNGFIDMDEFVSLFQIGMSQGGGGGGGNSKNDLKEAFELYDLDGNGRISAKELHSVMKNLGEKCSVQDCRKMISKVDTDGDGCVNFEEFKLMMNNGGA